Proteins encoded by one window of Microcebus murinus isolate Inina chromosome 2, M.murinus_Inina_mat1.0, whole genome shotgun sequence:
- the KLHDC7A gene encoding kelch domain-containing protein 7A, whose translation MRSMLPREAGAPDWHLDMQLTGKVVLSAAALLLLTAAYGLYKARPAPAPKEGGNSEAEAGQEAEGLGQPAAQVAPPGAPRRGPRRRRRVSKAAGASPGCSCENPGGPCTLTTGATSRDEPRREGSGEEQGGQCPDSEQVPPRGDGREAGTAVGSKPDPPHCPYLDSEPEGSPAGVSAAGGGSCAGGEPAPWWGGGPLELPGPGQLELPHQPLTAPKEGSSDMNQSWVFTHVTGVSREEAGAVQAASDVGLALHQQEGATNASYTFSSVARVRMEENFIQKVEGAGPSLKGKVYDYYVESTSRAISRGGLAPRTALAEAPCPEAPPRPLGAGAASPGQAKDTEGGTETAAAPRPVPSPAPQGFSRKDSLLQISENPELQLQPDGLGFPPPPRPDRGALPGAARSSGEPHVQAVAGTNFFHVPLAPASDPDVRLDLGNCQEALALAKRQNLEALKEAAYKVMSDNYLQVLRSPDVYGGLSGAERELILQRRLRGRKYLLVADVCPQEDSGRLCCYDDERDVWHLLAQLPPEAVSRGCAVCSLFNYLFLVSGCQGPGRQPSNRVFCYNPLTGVWSEVCPLNQARPHCRLVALDGHLYAIGGECLHTVERYDPRLDRWVFAPPLPNDTFAVAHTATACAEEIFVTGGTLRYLLLRFSAQEQRWRAGPTGGSKDRTAEMVAVHGFLYRFDLNRSLGISVYRCSASARLWYECATHRTPYPDAFQCAVVDSLIYCVGRRRTLCFLADYVSPRFLPKELRSFPTPRGTLLPAVLALPTPELPHTRV comes from the coding sequence GGCTTGGGGCAGCCTGCTGCCCAGGTGGCTCCTCCCGGGGCGCCTCGGAGGGGGCCGAGACGCCGCCGGAGGGTGAGCAAGGCGGCCGGAGCATCCCCGGGCTGCAGCTGCGAGAACCCAGGAGGCCCCTGCACCCTGACAACGGGGGCCACCTCCAGAGACGAGCCCCGGAGAGAAGGTTCTGGCGAGGAGCAGGGCGGGCAGTGCCCGGACTCTGAGCAGGTGCCTCCCCGCGGTGACGGCCGGGAAGCCGGAACAGCTGTTGGCAGTAAGCCTGACCCTCCGCACTGCCCCTATTTGGACAGTGAACCCGAAGGCTCCCCAGCTGGAGTCTCTGCAGCGGGGGGCGGCAGCTGTGCAGGTGGCGAGCCTGCTCCATGGTGGGGCGGCGGACCCCTCGAGCTGCCAGGGCCCGGGCAGCTGGAGCTTCCCCACCAGCCCCTGACCGCCCCCAAGGAAGGCAGCAGTGACATGAACCAGAGCTGGGTCTTCACTCATGTGACAGGGGTCAGCAGGGAAGAGGCGGGGGCTGTCCAGGCCGCCTCAGACGTGGGCCTGGCGCTGCACCAGCAGGAGGGGGCCACCAACGCCTCCTACACCTTCTCGTCGGTGGCCCGGGTCCGCATGGAAGAGAACTTCATACAGAAGGTGGAGGGGGCCGGGCCCAGCCTGAAGGGCAAGGTGTACGACTACTACGTGGAATCCACCTCTCGGGCCATCTCCAGGGGCGGGCTGGCCCCCAGGACAGCTCTGGCTGAGGCTCCCTGCCCAGAAGCACCGCCCAGGCCCCTGGGAGCAGGGGCAGCCTCCCCGGGCCAAGCCAAAGACACAGAAGGTGGAACTGAGACAGCTGCCGCCCCCCGGCCTGTGCCGTCCCCCGCCCCGCAGGGCTTCAGCAGGAAGGACAGCCTCCTGCAGATCTCGGAGAACCCAGAGCTGCAGCTACAGCCCGACGGCCTCGGCTTCCCCCCTCCACCCCGCCCAGACCGGGGCGCCCTGCCTGGTGCAGCCAGAAGCAGTGGGGAGCCCCATGTGCAGGCCGTGGCCGGGACCAATTTCTTCCACGTCCCCCTGGCCCCCGCGTCAGACCCAGACGTCCGCCTGGACCTGGGCAATTGCCAGGAGGCGCTGGCCTTGGCCAAGAGGCAGAACTTGGAGGCCCTGAAGGAGGCAGCCTACAAGGTGATGAGCGACAACTACCTCCAGGTGCTGCGCAGCCCGGACGTCTATGGGGGCCTGAGCGGGGCCGAGCGGGAGCTGATCCTGCAGCGACGGCTCCGCGGCCGCAAGTACCTGTTGGTGGCGGACGTGTGCCCCCAGGAAGACTCCGGCCGCCTCTGTTGCTATGACGATGAGAGGGATGTCTGGCACCTGCTGGCCCAGCTGCCCCCTGAGGCCGTGTCCCGGGGCTGTGCCGTCTGCAGCCTCTTCAATTATCTCTTCCTGGTGTCTGGCTGCCAGGGGCCGGGGCGCCAGCCCTCCAACCGGGTCTTCTGCTACAACCCGCTGACGGGGGTCTGGAGCGAGGTGTGCCCGCTGAACCAGGCCCGGCCGCACTGCCGGCTGGTGGCCCTGGACGGGCACCTGTACGCCATCGGGGGCGAGTGTCTGCACACGGTGGAGCGGTATGACCCTCGCCTGGACCGCTGGGTCTTCGCCCCGCCGCTCCCCAACGACACGTTCGCCGTGGCGCACACGGCCACGGCGTGCGCCGAGGAGATCTTCGTAACGGGCGGCACGCTGCGCTACCTGCTGCTCCGCTTCTCTGCGCAGGAGCAGCGCTGGCGGGCCGGCCCCACGGGGGGCAGCAAGGACCGCACGGCCGAGATGGTGGCCGTCCACGGTTTCCTCTACCGCTTTGACCTCAACCGCAGCCTGGGCATTAGCGTGTACCGCTGCAGCGCCAGCGCCCGGCTCTGGTACGAGTGCGCCACGCACCGGACGCCCTACCCGGACGCCTTCCAGTGCGCCGTGGTGGACAGCCTCATCTACTGCGTGGGGCGCCGGCGCACGCTCTGCTTCCTGGCCGACTACGTCTCGCCCAGGTTCCTGCCCAAGGAGCTGCGGAGCTTCCCCACGCCGCGGGGCACCCTCCTGCCTGCcgtcctggccctgcccacccctgagCTGCCTCACACCAGGGTCTAG